The following nucleotide sequence is from Gammaproteobacteria bacterium.
TATTTTTACTCCTGTTTTGACTAAAGCCACCACTCCACCCGATTCAAACCAGGCAGCGATACTTTAATCACATTTACAACGTTACTGCTTTTACAACACTTAGATACGGTTACCCCCTAGGTTTACCACTGAACAGACAGTGGAACACGGTTGACGCTATCGCGCTGGGAAGCGGGGAAGTTTTGCTGTCAATTCCCTTATTACATCTAACCCCAAGGGGAGGAGAAGGGGCAGAATTGAAATTCCAGAAGGTGGTGATTTTCCACCTCAAAATCACATCCGGAGGATAATATCGGTATTAAGAATTTCCTGCAACATGCAAAAGAAGACACTGAATCGTTTGTAAAGTAAAACGACAGCCAGCTTTCAGAATAATGGCATCGGACCTTAGACACAGTACAATAAAGCAGCAATATGCCTAAGGAACATTCTCACACGATAGGGTCACAGCGAAAACACCATAGAAGGAAGGATCAGCTCCTCTCATTCAACATCAGCCAAGTGTCCTTTTTAATCAAATACAGCACGTGTTCTCTCAGGGAATGATCCGGGGGTATTAAGGGATGTTCAAAATTGAACCGGGTATCTTCCATACCGATGCGCTCCATAACAGCACGCGATTTAAAGTTGCCCACGGAAGCAAAAGAATAAACCTGGGAGATGTGAAGTTCTTCGAAAGCCACTCTAAGAGCCACCCGAGCCGCTTCCGTCGCATACCCAAACCCCCAATATTCCATATCCAAACGCCAACCGACTTCAACGCAAGGGGATACCGGTAAATTGTAGTCAGGTTCATGCAAGCCGGTAAAACCGAGAAACTGTTGATCCTCTAAACGTTCCACCGCCCAAAAACCCCAACCTTTGGTTTGGATTAACCCCATAATTTTTCTCGCCATCGCATTGGACTCGTCTACCGTTAAAGTCCTTGGATAGAACTCCATAACCACCGGATCGGCATTCATCTTTGCAAACAACGGCAGGTCGTCTTCACGCCACTGTCTAAGTTTGAGCCTTGTGGTTTGGTACTCCATGCGGTTCTATCCCTATACATTTTTCTGTGTGTGTAAACGACGCATAAACATCAATTGACCCAAGATTTCTGCGTCGGCACTGAAACCCCAGCGTTGGTAGAATGGAAACATCGAGGCCAGACAATTTAAATCAATGTGCTCTACACTGACTAACTTCGGATGAGACAGAATTGAGTTCATGAGAAAAATCCCCAACTGTTTACCACGCATGTGCGGGTGTACAATAAGGTCATATAGGGTTGCTTTATAGACAAAATCGGTTAACACCCTGGCGAACCCCACAAGATTTTCTGCCTTGTCCAACACACCCAAAATAATGTCCGTATTGGCCAGCATTTTTTCAACATCACTTCGCTTGCGGGTATTGCACCAAAACTCATGACGATAGAGCTCCATGAGTTGATCTATTTGTTTCCCGCCCAGCTGCGAAACTAAGGTGTATTCATGCATGATGACACTGGGTTCCAAAGTTATCAAAGATCCGTTTCCAAGACTTCGTCGATTTTACAATAGAAACTTGTTTCCCGCATCGGCTGTAGTCTACTCTATGACCATGAACTTAAAGGATTTGCGATACGTTATTGCCGTTGCGGAAACCAAACACTTTGGGCGTGCCGCTGCCCGTTGTTTCGTCAGCCAACCCACGTTGAGTGGACAAATAAAAAAACTGGAGCAAGAACTCGGGGTTTGTATATTTGAACGCACCAATCGCTCGGTTGAAATTACGGCTATCGGTGGGGAAATTCTACAGCACGCTCGCTTAATGCTGGAACAGGCCGACGCCATTTCTCAGCTGGCCCTGGCGCATCAAGATCCACTGGCCGGACCATTGCGCATTGGTGCCATTCCCACACTCAGCCCTTACATGATGCCGTTGATACTGATCCCACTCAGAGACAAGCATCCACAACTGAAACTGGTATTGTCGGAAGAAATGACTCACGTGTTGACACAGCGGTTACGCAATCATGAAATTGATGCTGCGTTGTTAGCTACCCTGGTTAATGAACCGGATTTAACCCAAATCGAATTATTTAAAGAACCCTTCTGGCTGGCTCATCCGAGCAAGCACGAATTCTACCATAAGGAACAAATAACCCTGGATGACCTGAAAAACACCCAATTATTATTGTTGTCCGAAGGCCATTGCCTGGCCAAACAGGCACTGGAATTGTGTCAAACGGATGTCTCGGGAGACATGGCGGACTTGCGTGCCTCCAGCCTGGAAACCCTGTTGCAACTTGTCGGCGCGGGATTTGGTTGCACTCTGGTGCCGGCCTTAGCCATGCGCGGCAGCTGGACCACCGACAGTGGCGTCATTGCCCGTAAGTTGGAACTGCCCCAGGCGTTTCGCACCATTTCACTGGCGTTTCGCAGCAGTTTCCCCAGACGCGAAGCCTTGCACGCTTTGTGTAAGATTCTACTCAGTCAGTTACCCAATACCGTGCAAGCTCTACCGCAAGACTCAAGCTGGTGATTGTTACCGATGATCGTTGTACCATTCGATAAATTCCTTTAAATCCACCAACTCTATATACCCCATTTCGTCGGGCTCCTGAGGCAAACTCCCAACCTCAACGTAACCAATGTTATTGGCACACTCTAACTCTCCCAGAGCGGTTTCCAATATCATCCACATGGCCTCTTCGGATACATCAGCGTTCACATCCTCAAAATTGGGAATACCTATGCGTAATCCCAAGTCGTCGCTCGTATGGGATATGGGCAGAAACCACATTTCGTCCGGATCGTAGTGAACACCACCAAAACGCGTATAAAAACCAAATCCAATTCCAGTTTTAAAAGCGATGAAATTCCAATGCGGTAATTTTGGAGCTCGCTCGACCAACTCGATGACGCTGGTAAATTGCTCCACATCA
It contains:
- a CDS encoding GNAT family N-acetyltransferase, translated to MEYQTTRLKLRQWREDDLPLFAKMNADPVVMEFYPRTLTVDESNAMARKIMGLIQTKGWGFWAVERLEDQQFLGFTGLHEPDYNLPVSPCVEVGWRLDMEYWGFGYATEAARVALRVAFEELHISQVYSFASVGNFKSRAVMERIGMEDTRFNFEHPLIPPDHSLREHVLYLIKKDTWLMLNERS
- a CDS encoding GNAT family N-acetyltransferase — encoded protein: MITLEPSVIMHEYTLVSQLGGKQIDQLMELYRHEFWCNTRKRSDVEKMLANTDIILGVLDKAENLVGFARVLTDFVYKATLYDLIVHPHMRGKQLGIFLMNSILSHPKLVSVEHIDLNCLASMFPFYQRWGFSADAEILGQLMFMRRLHTQKNV
- a CDS encoding LysR substrate-binding domain-containing protein, whose product is MNLKDLRYVIAVAETKHFGRAAARCFVSQPTLSGQIKKLEQELGVCIFERTNRSVEITAIGGEILQHARLMLEQADAISQLALAHQDPLAGPLRIGAIPTLSPYMMPLILIPLRDKHPQLKLVLSEEMTHVLTQRLRNHEIDAALLATLVNEPDLTQIELFKEPFWLAHPSKHEFYHKEQITLDDLKNTQLLLLSEGHCLAKQALELCQTDVSGDMADLRASSLETLLQLVGAGFGCTLVPALAMRGSWTTDSGVIARKLELPQAFRTISLAFRSSFPRREALHALCKILLSQLPNTVQALPQDSSW